One Apodemus sylvaticus chromosome 14, mApoSyl1.1, whole genome shotgun sequence DNA window includes the following coding sequences:
- the LOC127665287 gene encoding prolactin-7B1, producing MHLSLTQPCFWALQIQLLSSLLLWDKVVSIPTNGSGSHVTETLTEDLFDDAIILSQHINGLAIETRRIFLSNNFSSDMFITFTLQFNRHDEFVVNGLNSCHTSSLKTPKTEKEAKRISLPGFVKMIVSILHAWENPLNHMETELQNMPGAPFAILARVKDIEVKNKILLDRIMKIAKKVKHRIEENEEYPVWSELASLQSANEESRFFALYKLSYCLFVDTDKVEHYLKHLKCRYFHGYMCQDKENQINLL from the exons ATGCATTTATCATTGACTCAACCGTGCTTCT GGGCACTGCAGATACAGTTGCTGTCAAGTCTTCTCCTGTGGGATAAGGTGGTCTCCATACCCACAAATGGCAGTGGATCACATGTTACTGAAACGCTCACTGAAGACCTTTTTGATGATGCCATCATACTGTCTCAGCATATCAATGGCCTTGCTATAGAGACGCGCAGGATATTT CTATCCAATAATTTCTCATCAGATATGTTCATTACATTT ACATTGCAATTTAACAGACATGATGAATTTGTTGTCAATGGTCTAAACAGCTGCCACACTTCAtctctcaaaacaccaaaaacagaaaaggaagccaAAAGGATCTCA CTGCCAGGCTTTGTGAAAATGATAGTAAGTATACTACATGCCTGGGAAAATCCTTTGAATCACATGGAGACAGAACTCCAGAATATGCCAGGAGCCCCCTTTGCTATCCTTGCAAGAGTCAAAGACATTgaggtaaaaaataaaatccttctgGATCGTATCATGAAGATTGCCAAGAAG GTTAAACACAGaattgaagaaaatgaagagtaCCCTGTTTGGTCAGAGCTTGCATCTTTACAATCAGCTAATGAAGAATCAAGATTTTTCGCTCTTTATAAATTGTCTTATTGCCTATTTGTTGACACAGATAAGGTTGAACATTATCTTAAGCACTTAAAGTGTCGGTATTTTCATGGTTACATGTGCCaagacaaagaaaaccaaattaaTCTTCTGTAA